The following are encoded together in the Arthrobacter sp. Y-9 genome:
- a CDS encoding ABC transporter substrate-binding protein — protein sequence MKLTARRFAIPVAAAVAAASLVLTGCSGGNAPSDPNAPITLTVATFNDFGYTDALLKEYTASHPNVKIVHNRAATSNEARENYFQKIGKSGLADVEAIEVDWLPEVMKYSDLLAPVDAKLKDRWLDWKSAAATDKDGNLIGYGTDIGPEGVCYRSDLFAAAGLPTDREAVAKLLQGDWDHYFEVGAKYTAATGKPFFDSAGGTYQGIVNQIEAAYEDPKSGEVIATTNADVKTAYDKVLKASKTQSAHLSQWSPDWMKGLSNGSFATMLCPGWMLGVISGNAKGVKGWDIANVFPNGGGNWGGSYLTVPKNGKNVKAAQELADWLTDPAQQIKAFSNAGTFPSQQKGLADKTLLGATDKYFNNAPVGKILSERAKAVTVAPFKGQRYFPINDAMQKALTRVEERTQDAETSWKQWTDEVTALK from the coding sequence GTGAAACTCACAGCACGCAGATTCGCCATCCCCGTCGCGGCGGCCGTCGCCGCCGCATCCCTGGTCCTGACCGGCTGTTCCGGCGGCAATGCCCCGTCCGACCCGAATGCTCCCATCACGCTCACGGTCGCGACCTTCAACGATTTCGGGTACACCGATGCGCTGCTGAAGGAGTACACGGCCTCCCACCCGAACGTGAAGATCGTGCACAACCGGGCCGCCACCAGTAACGAGGCCCGCGAGAACTACTTCCAGAAGATCGGCAAGTCCGGTCTGGCCGACGTCGAAGCCATCGAGGTCGACTGGCTGCCGGAGGTCATGAAGTACTCCGATCTGCTCGCCCCGGTCGACGCGAAGCTCAAGGACCGCTGGCTCGATTGGAAGTCCGCCGCCGCCACGGACAAGGACGGAAATCTCATCGGCTACGGCACCGATATCGGGCCGGAAGGGGTCTGCTACCGCAGCGATCTGTTCGCGGCCGCGGGTCTCCCGACCGATCGCGAAGCCGTGGCCAAGCTCCTCCAGGGCGACTGGGACCACTACTTCGAGGTGGGTGCGAAGTACACCGCCGCGACGGGCAAGCCGTTCTTCGACTCGGCCGGCGGGACCTACCAGGGCATCGTCAACCAGATCGAGGCCGCCTACGAGGACCCCAAGAGCGGTGAGGTCATCGCGACGACGAACGCCGACGTCAAGACGGCCTACGACAAGGTCCTGAAGGCCAGCAAGACGCAGTCGGCACACCTCAGCCAGTGGTCGCCGGACTGGATGAAGGGCCTGTCGAACGGCTCCTTCGCCACGATGCTCTGCCCCGGATGGATGCTGGGCGTCATCTCGGGCAACGCCAAGGGCGTCAAGGGCTGGGACATCGCCAATGTGTTCCCCAATGGGGGCGGCAACTGGGGCGGCTCCTACCTGACGGTGCCGAAGAACGGGAAGAACGTCAAAGCCGCCCAGGAGCTCGCGGACTGGCTGACGGACCCTGCCCAGCAGATCAAGGCGTTCTCCAACGCCGGCACCTTCCCGAGCCAGCAGAAGGGGCTCGCTGACAAGACGCTGCTCGGGGCGACCGACAAGTACTTCAACAATGCGCCTGTCGGCAAGATCCTGTCCGAGCGCGCGAAGGCCGTGACGGTGGCGCCGTTCAAGGGACAGCGCTACTTCCCCATCAACGACGCGATGCAGAAGGCCCTGACCCGCGTGGAGGAACGGACCCAGGATGCGGAGACCTCCTGGAAGCAGTGGACTGACGAAGTCACGGCACTGAAGTAA